One window of the Entelurus aequoreus isolate RoL-2023_Sb linkage group LG18, RoL_Eaeq_v1.1, whole genome shotgun sequence genome contains the following:
- the LOC133633616 gene encoding small integral membrane protein 26-like: MTLDDVQRWHKRLSAVYALGVGIMIGSYGYYRYTGRHDPPIQMEEEIPDESNPKNVFHKTAHTKTIIIYKKDFVPYTTRIYNFVQSFIGGPGSGDS, from the exons ATGACGTTGGACGATGTTCAAAGGTGGCACAAACGTCTATCTGCGGTTTATGCTTTGGGCGTGGGCATCATGATCGGCTCATACGGATATTATCGTTACACAGGACGCCACGACCCCCCAA tTCAGATGGAAGAGGAGATTCCAGACGAATCAAATCCGAAAAATGTTTTCCACAAGACTGCTCACACCAAGACCATTATCATTTACAAGAAGGACTTTGTTCCTTACACTACAAGGATCTATAATTTTGTCCAGTCATTCATCGGTGGTCCTGGGAGTGGAGACAGTTGA